TGCTCTCGGCCCCGCTCGCGGGTCTCGTCGTCGGGCTCTGCTCCGCCGCGGCCGGCGGTCTCCTCCTGCTGCTCGGCTCGGGCCCGCTGCTCGCGGCCGTCGCCGCCACCGCCGTCCCCGCCCTGCTCACCCGGGGCCTGCACCTCGACGGCCTCGCGGACACCGCCGACGGCCTCGGCAGCGCCAAGCCGGCCGAGGACGCGCTGCGCATCATGAAGCAGTCGGACATCGGCCCGTTCGGCGTCATCGCCCTGGTCCTCGTCCTGCTCGCCCAGGTCGCCGCGCTGTACGAGCTGTACGGGGAGGACTGGGCGCACGGCACGATCGCCGCCGCCCTCGCCGCCACCGTCGCCCGCCTCGCCCTCACCCACGCCTCCCGGCAGGGCGTCCCCGCGGCCCGCCCGGAGGGCCTCGGCGCGATCGTCGCCGAGACGGTCCCGGCCCGCTCCGCGACCCTCACGACCGCCCTGGTCCTGGTCCTCTGCGCCTCGGCGGGCCTCCTCCTCTCCCCGTACGACGCCGTCCGCTCCGTCCTGGCGGCCGGCGCGGGCCTCTGCGCGGCGGCGCTGCTGCTCCGCCGGTGCGTGCGGCGCTTCGGCGGGGTGACGGGCGATGTGTTCGGCGCGGTGGAGGAGACGGCGGCGACGGCGGCGCTGGTCGCGCTGACGCTGGGCTGAGCCCGGCTAGCAGGGCTCGCGCCAGGCGTCGAGCTCGTACCGCTTCCGCATCGAGCCGAGGCCCAGCTTCCTCGCCTGCGGGCAGAACTGGTCCGTCGTCAGTTCGTACTCGACGTGGAAGACGGCCTTGCCCGCCGCCGTGAACGGGGCGAGGCGGCCGCACTCGTCGTACTCCGCGCACTGCTC
The DNA window shown above is from Streptomyces vietnamensis and carries:
- the cobS gene encoding adenosylcobinamide-GDP ribazoletransferase, producing the protein MDGLRFAFGTLTVFPARITRWDRDAARAGMLSAPLAGLVVGLCSAAAGGLLLLLGSGPLLAAVAATAVPALLTRGLHLDGLADTADGLGSAKPAEDALRIMKQSDIGPFGVIALVLVLLAQVAALYELYGEDWAHGTIAAALAATVARLALTHASRQGVPAARPEGLGAIVAETVPARSATLTTALVLVLCASAGLLLSPYDAVRSVLAAGAGLCAAALLLRRCVRRFGGVTGDVFGAVEETAATAALVALTLG